In one window of Chryseobacterium sp. JV274 DNA:
- a CDS encoding TlpA family protein disulfide reductase: protein MKKIYTLSAVLAAFALQAQFTVTIQTPADFKDQDAILYTLNGSKDIIVTKEQSKNSTWTFKYPSSYMGMMKVYFPGSNNTVSFISENKNVNVKLDIQNNKVKDVTYLDEANNLMSKQQEGSQKKELILPALAQIKEYYKDNTDFGKALKTEIDRLSGTSSSIDAAQHPFITYYNTNYSKFISPSQDATKKVDQEEIINFLDKSNDMLETSSLLRPVLVSYLNSGGNTNVAASVDKLLDRLKVETPRGQTVLSELIDIFDVYEMDEYKSKYLSLAKNLKCTITDRLASTLKSNANIEMGAAFPNYKFQAPVNTTAKSLYDIKADKKVIVFWSSTCSHCESELPKLLEKYNDLKSKNIQVVGFSLDVDKNSYTKKIAAFPWVNDSELRGWNSSYTDMYNIHATPTYFILDANNKIINKPDHVGDVLEYFKLK from the coding sequence ATGAAAAAGATTTATACGCTATCTGCGGTTTTGGCTGCATTTGCTCTGCAGGCTCAATTTACAGTTACCATTCAAACTCCGGCAGACTTTAAAGATCAGGACGCTATTCTATATACATTAAACGGTTCGAAAGATATTATTGTTACCAAAGAACAAAGTAAGAATAGTACATGGACTTTTAAATACCCAAGCAGTTATATGGGAATGATGAAAGTCTATTTCCCGGGCTCTAATAATACAGTAAGCTTTATTTCAGAAAATAAAAATGTCAATGTTAAACTGGATATCCAGAATAATAAAGTTAAAGATGTTACCTATCTAGATGAAGCGAACAACCTGATGAGTAAGCAGCAGGAAGGCTCACAAAAGAAAGAGCTTATTTTGCCGGCTTTAGCACAGATTAAAGAATATTATAAAGATAATACAGACTTTGGAAAAGCACTGAAAACAGAGATCGACAGACTTTCCGGTACTTCCAGCTCTATTGATGCCGCTCAACATCCATTTATTACCTATTATAACACGAATTACAGTAAATTTATTTCCCCTTCACAAGATGCCACCAAAAAAGTAGATCAGGAGGAAATAATCAACTTTCTGGACAAGTCAAATGATATGCTGGAGACTTCCTCATTACTAAGACCAGTGTTAGTATCTTATCTGAACTCCGGAGGAAATACCAATGTTGCTGCTTCTGTTGATAAACTCTTAGACCGATTAAAAGTGGAAACTCCAAGAGGGCAGACTGTTTTATCAGAACTGATCGATATTTTTGATGTGTATGAGATGGATGAGTACAAGAGCAAATATTTGTCACTTGCCAAAAATCTTAAGTGTACCATCACTGACAGACTTGCATCTACACTGAAATCGAATGCCAACATTGAAATGGGAGCTGCTTTCCCTAACTATAAGTTCCAGGCACCAGTAAATACTACTGCGAAGTCATTATATGATATAAAGGCTGATAAAAAGGTTATTGTGTTTTGGTCATCCACATGCTCACACTGCGAAAGTGAACTTCCGAAACTTCTGGAAAAATATAATGATCTGAAATCAAAAAATATTCAGGTTGTAGGGTTTTCTTTAGATGTTGACAAAAATTCTTATACTAAAAAGATTGCTGCATTTCCTTGGGTGAATGACTCCGAATTGAGAGGGTGGAACAGCAGTTACACGGATATGTACAATATTCATGCAACTCCGACGTATTTTATTTTAGATGCTAACAATAAGATTATCAACAAACCAGATCATGTTGGTGATGTTTTGGAATATTTTAAGTTAAAATAA